A single Gammaproteobacteria bacterium DNA region contains:
- a CDS encoding Nudix family hydrolase, with protein MPNTGPDAPGRLPRRMAVQVAVAAIFDEAGRVLIARRPEHLHQGGLWEFPGGKVEANESVFEALVRELDEELGIAVQAARPLIRVRHDYPELSVVLDVWRVDGFSDTAVLQADTGREGQVIKWVRPEALPEYDFPAANRPIITAVRLPDRYLITPDPGENMPAFLAQLENRLREGVRLVQLRAKSLSTEAYAVLARQCVTLCEQYAARLLLNADPQLVMQVGAHGVHLDSERLASLTEPPFLSQVPELGGAGNSNVKWVSASCHSEQQLEQARRLGADFVVLSPVAATASHPGAQPLGWARFQQLTALAGCPVYALGGMTPADRQQAFAQGAQGVAAIRALWKFSAEC; from the coding sequence ATGCCGAATACCGGACCTGATGCGCCAGGCCGCCTGCCTCGCCGGATGGCGGTACAGGTCGCTGTCGCGGCCATCTTTGATGAGGCGGGACGTGTACTGATCGCCCGTCGCCCCGAGCATTTGCATCAGGGCGGGCTGTGGGAATTTCCCGGCGGCAAGGTGGAGGCCAACGAGTCCGTGTTCGAGGCGCTGGTCCGCGAGCTCGATGAAGAGCTGGGCATTGCTGTGCAGGCCGCGCGCCCCCTGATTCGTGTCCGACACGACTACCCGGAGCTGTCGGTAGTGCTCGACGTGTGGCGGGTAGACGGGTTTTCCGACACGGCGGTCTTGCAGGCAGACACGGGACGCGAAGGCCAGGTCATCAAGTGGGTGCGGCCCGAGGCATTGCCTGAATACGATTTTCCAGCCGCCAATCGCCCCATCATCACGGCAGTCCGCCTGCCGGATCGTTATCTCATCACCCCTGATCCCGGCGAGAATATGCCGGCCTTTCTCGCGCAGCTGGAAAACCGTTTGCGGGAGGGTGTTCGCCTGGTGCAGTTGCGTGCCAAGTCCCTGTCCACGGAGGCCTACGCCGTATTGGCCCGGCAGTGCGTGACGCTGTGTGAGCAGTATGCCGCCCGCCTGTTGTTGAATGCCGATCCGCAACTGGTCATGCAGGTCGGCGCACACGGTGTGCATCTCGACAGCGAACGACTGGCCTCCTTGACGGAACCCCCCTTTCTATCGCAGGTGCCAGAACTGGGCGGCGCGGGGAATTCTAACGTGAAGTGGGTGTCTGCCTCCTGTCACTCTGAACAGCAGCTGGAGCAGGCGAGGCGGCTGGGGGCGGATTTTGTGGTGCTGTCACCGGTGGCGGCAACGGCCAGCCACCCCGGTGCACAGCCGCTGGGCTGGGCGCGGTTCCAGCAGCTTACCGCGTTGGCGGGCTGCCCGGTGTATGCGCTGGGTGGGATGACGCCGGCAGATCGGCAACAGGCCTTTGCCCAGGGTGCGCAGGGGGTGGCGGCGATTCGGGCGCTGTGGAAATTTAGTGCTGAGTGCTGA
- the yacG gene encoding DNA gyrase inhibitor YacG, which produces MKSTTVKCPTCGRPVEWNDESRWRPFCSERCKLIDLGAWADESHRIPDAAPGDFTEHPADPDDSLH; this is translated from the coding sequence ATGAAATCGACCACCGTGAAATGCCCGACCTGTGGAAGGCCGGTCGAATGGAATGACGAAAGCCGCTGGCGCCCCTTTTGCAGTGAACGCTGCAAGCTGATTGACCTTGGCGCCTGGGCCGACGAGAGCCACCGCATCCCCGATGCCGCGCCGGGTGATTTCACCGAACATCCTGCGGACCCGGACGACTCGCTGCATTAG
- the zapD gene encoding cell division protein ZapD — protein MPDLTTVTIYEHPLNERLRFFLRLEFLFRQARHSLRGGDVWDSHNCLSALLEILNIVSRVDMKTEVIKELDRITGTLNALSQTAGVNYQTLEQLLTTLGGFKTQLHTLNGPLAQELRENELFKLIIQRSGIPGGLCDFDLPPYRHWLKSPAETRVNDLRRWLGTLDTLRLSVELMLKLIRESAEPTAQLAEGGNYQQSLDSGTPYQLIRIWLPADSPQFVEISAGKHRFTARFMNASTATRPVQASTDVAFHISCCAL, from the coding sequence GTGCCTGATCTAACTACCGTCACTATCTACGAACACCCGCTCAATGAGCGCCTGCGATTTTTCCTGCGCCTCGAATTCCTGTTTCGTCAGGCCCGGCACAGCCTGCGCGGTGGCGACGTATGGGACAGTCACAACTGCCTTTCCGCGTTGCTGGAGATCCTCAATATCGTTAGTCGCGTGGATATGAAAACCGAGGTGATCAAGGAGCTCGACCGCATCACCGGCACACTCAACGCGCTCTCGCAAACCGCCGGCGTCAATTACCAGACCCTCGAACAACTGCTCACTACCCTCGGCGGATTCAAGACCCAGCTGCACACCCTGAACGGCCCCTTGGCACAGGAACTCCGCGAAAACGAACTGTTCAAGCTGATCATCCAGCGCAGCGGCATCCCCGGCGGGCTGTGTGATTTCGATCTGCCCCCCTACCGACACTGGCTGAAATCGCCCGCCGAGACGCGCGTCAACGACCTGCGCCGCTGGCTGGGCACCCTGGACACCCTGCGGCTGTCGGTGGAATTAATGCTCAAGCTGATCCGTGAGAGCGCCGAGCCCACCGCGCAGCTCGCCGAAGGCGGCAATTATCAGCAGAGCCTGGACAGCGGCACGCCCTACCAACTGATTCGCATCTGGCTGCCGGCAGACTCACCCCAGTTTGTGGAAATCAGCGCCGGCAAGCACCGATTCACCGCCCGCTTCATGAATGCCAGCACCGCAACCCGCCCCGTCCAGGCCAGCACTGACGTGGCATTTCACATCAGTTGTTGCGCGCTATAA
- the coaE gene encoding dephospho-CoA kinase (Dephospho-CoA kinase (CoaE) performs the final step in coenzyme A biosynthesis.), producing the protein MLIIGLTGGIGSGKSTVAHYFEALGVPVIDADIIARELVAPGQPALGEIAHQLGPELVLADGNLDRAQLRQRVFAHNEERKRLEAILHPKIRECLRQRVNALRERNTPPAYCILSIPLLIESGWIDLVQRVLVVDASPAQQQQRASQRDGLSPEHVSSIIRNQADRDTRLAAADDIIHNDADLPALQAQVETLHRRYLQLAHAA; encoded by the coding sequence ATGCTCATCATCGGACTGACTGGCGGTATCGGCAGCGGCAAATCCACCGTTGCCCATTATTTTGAAGCGCTTGGCGTGCCGGTCATCGACGCCGATATCATTGCCCGCGAACTGGTGGCCCCCGGCCAGCCCGCACTGGGGGAAATCGCCCACCAGCTGGGGCCGGAGCTAGTGCTGGCCGATGGCAACCTCGATCGCGCCCAGCTGCGTCAACGCGTGTTTGCGCACAACGAGGAGCGCAAGAGGCTGGAGGCCATTCTCCACCCGAAAATCCGCGAGTGCCTGCGTCAGCGCGTCAATGCCCTGCGTGAGCGCAACACACCGCCGGCCTACTGCATCCTCAGCATCCCCCTGCTGATCGAAAGCGGCTGGATCGATCTGGTGCAGCGCGTACTCGTGGTCGATGCCAGCCCGGCACAGCAGCAACAGCGCGCCAGCCAGCGCGATGGTCTGAGCCCCGAGCACGTCAGCTCCATTATCCGCAACCAGGCGGACCGGGATACCCGACTCGCCGCCGCTGACGACATCATTCACAACGATGCCGACCTCCCCGCCCTGCAGGCCCAGGTGGAAACCCTGCATCGGCGTTATCTGCAGCTTGCCCATGCCGCCTAA
- a CDS encoding A24 family peptidase gives MALIELLDTSPVFYLISVGLLGLIVGSFLNVVIHRLPLMMEREWRAHCAEITAADTATQYRQTSDPGLDTVAEEKLTLSTPRSRCPHCGHAITALENIPLLSYLWLRGRCSGCGARISIRYPIIELVTALLSVTVAWHFGFGWPALAGLFFTWALIALTMIDIDHQLLPDSITLPFLWLGLGLSLWQVFVDTPTALIGAIAGYLSLWTVYWAFKLITGKEGMGYGDFKLLALLGAWMGWQMLPVIILLSSAVGAVVGIGLILVRGRDRNIPIPFGPYLATAGWIALLWGHDITATYLRYSGMQ, from the coding sequence ATGGCCCTCATTGAACTACTGGACACCAGTCCCGTGTTCTACCTTATTTCGGTTGGGCTGCTCGGCCTGATCGTCGGCAGCTTTCTCAACGTCGTCATCCACCGGCTACCGCTGATGATGGAGCGCGAGTGGCGGGCACACTGCGCCGAGATCACCGCCGCAGACACCGCGACGCAGTATCGTCAAACCTCAGATCCAGGGCTCGACACCGTCGCCGAGGAAAAACTTACTCTTTCCACCCCACGCTCCCGCTGCCCGCATTGCGGCCACGCCATCACCGCGCTGGAAAACATCCCCCTGCTCAGCTATCTCTGGTTACGCGGCCGCTGTTCCGGCTGTGGCGCAAGGATTTCTATCCGCTACCCGATCATCGAACTCGTGACCGCGCTACTTTCCGTCACCGTCGCCTGGCATTTCGGGTTTGGCTGGCCCGCCCTGGCCGGGCTGTTTTTTACCTGGGCACTGATTGCCCTGACCATGATCGACATTGACCATCAGCTGTTGCCCGATAGCATCACCCTGCCCTTTCTGTGGCTGGGCCTGGGGCTGAGCCTGTGGCAGGTCTTCGTGGATACCCCCACTGCGCTCATCGGCGCCATCGCCGGTTATCTCAGCCTGTGGACCGTCTACTGGGCCTTCAAGCTCATCACCGGCAAGGAGGGCATGGGCTATGGCGATTTCAAACTGCTGGCCCTGCTCGGCGCCTGGATGGGCTGGCAGATGCTGCCGGTGATCATCCTGCTGTCATCCGCCGTGGGTGCCGTGGTGGGCATTGGCCTCATCCTCGTGCGCGGGCGTGACAGAAACATCCCCATCCCCTTTGGCCCCTATCTGGCCACGGCGGGCTGGATCGCCCTGCTATGGGGCCACGATATCACCGCCACCTATCTGCGCTATTCAGGGATGCAATAG
- a CDS encoding type II secretion system F family protein — MAKQATFDIFVWEGMNKQGKRAKGEAPGSSMALVKAELRRQGITPLKVKKKPKPLFGKKKQKITASDIAIFSRQLATMMSAGVPLVQAFEIVGKGHENPSMQDLIMDVKATVEGGNSLAEALAKHPFYFDDLYCSLVHAGEQAGILETLLDKIATYKEKVEAIKGKIKKALFYPAAIIVVSFIITAILLIFVIPQFESMFTSFGGDLPAMTKFVVELSKIFQEWWWAIFGALGGAIYAIMQVKKRSKPFNVMLDRVILKLPVIGDIITKATIARFARTLSTMFAAGMPLVEAMDTVASAAGNAVYTEAIMGMKDEVATGQMINVCMKETGLFPNMVVQMLAIGEETGSVDSMLAKVADFYEEEVDNMVDGLSSLLEPIIMAVLGVLIGGLVIAMYLPIFKMGQVV, encoded by the coding sequence ATGGCTAAACAGGCAACTTTTGACATCTTCGTTTGGGAGGGGATGAACAAACAGGGTAAACGCGCTAAGGGAGAGGCTCCTGGCTCCAGCATGGCCCTGGTGAAGGCTGAGTTGCGTCGTCAGGGGATCACCCCGCTCAAAGTCAAGAAAAAGCCAAAACCCCTGTTTGGCAAGAAGAAACAGAAGATCACCGCCAGTGATATCGCGATATTCAGCCGCCAGCTGGCCACCATGATGTCGGCCGGTGTGCCCCTGGTGCAGGCCTTCGAGATCGTCGGCAAGGGCCATGAGAACCCCAGCATGCAGGACCTGATCATGGATGTGAAGGCTACTGTGGAGGGCGGCAACTCGCTGGCCGAGGCCCTGGCCAAACACCCCTTCTATTTTGATGACCTCTATTGCAGCCTGGTACACGCCGGTGAACAGGCCGGCATCCTGGAGACCCTGCTTGACAAGATCGCCACCTATAAAGAAAAGGTGGAGGCGATCAAGGGCAAGATCAAGAAGGCCCTGTTTTACCCCGCTGCGATCATCGTGGTGTCCTTCATCATCACCGCCATCCTGCTGATCTTTGTTATTCCCCAGTTTGAGTCGATGTTTACCAGCTTCGGCGGTGACCTGCCTGCCATGACCAAATTTGTTGTGGAGCTCTCCAAGATCTTTCAGGAATGGTGGTGGGCCATCTTCGGCGCTTTAGGTGGCGCTATCTATGCCATCATGCAGGTGAAAAAACGCTCCAAGCCCTTTAATGTCATGCTGGATCGGGTGATCCTCAAACTGCCCGTCATCGGCGACATCATCACCAAGGCCACCATCGCCCGTTTTGCCCGCACCCTGTCCACCATGTTTGCCGCCGGCATGCCCCTGGTGGAGGCCATGGATACCGTGGCCAGCGCCGCCGGTAATGCCGTCTACACCGAGGCCATCATGGGCATGAAGGACGAGGTCGCCACCGGCCAGATGATCAATGTGTGCATGAAGGAGACCGGTCTATTTCCCAACATGGTGGTGCAGATGCTGGCCATCGGTGAGGAGACCGGTTCGGTGGATAGCATGCTGGCCAAGGTGGCCGACTTCTATGAAGAAGAGGTCGACAATATGGTCGATGGTCTCAGCAGTCTGCTGGAACCCATAATCATGGCTGTTCTTGGCGTACTGATCGGTGGCCTGGTTATCGCCATGTATCTGCCAATCTTCAAGATGGGCCAGGTGGTTTAG
- the pilB gene encoding type IV-A pilus assembly ATPase PilB, producing the protein MATTNAQMTLNGLAKRLVNDGHIAEGDALKAQEQADKKKIPLVSYLVEKALVDGKIIATAAAEEFGIPVFDIEVIELETEITKMVDEKLVRKHHALPLYKRGNRLFIAVSDPTNLQALDEIKFHVGANTEAVLVEEGKLKLIIEKAMAGADTTLAEMSGDGDLDDLDIGSGDEVENDATSDSDVDDAPVVRFINKILLDAINTGASDVHFEPYEKTYRVRYRRDGVLREIATPPVALNRRISARLKVLSRLDISERRIPQDGRMKMKLSKNRAIDFRVNTCPTLFGEKVVLRILDPSSAQLGIDALGYEEDQKQLFMDALQQPQGMILVTGPTGSGKTVSLYTGLNILNTEDKNISTAEDPVEINLAGINQVNVEPKVGLTFSAALKAFLRQDPDIIMVGEIRDIETGEIAIKAAQTGHLVLSTLHTNDAPQTLSRLINMGIAPFNIASSVSLIIAQRLARRLCNSCKKPADIPREALLEEGFKEEDLPGLKIYKPVGCDQCDGGYKGRVGIYQVMPISDEMARIIMAEGNAIQLADQAQKEGINDLRQSGLLKVKQGVTSLEDVNRVTKE; encoded by the coding sequence ATGGCAACTACAAACGCACAAATGACTCTTAACGGCCTGGCCAAAAGACTGGTCAATGACGGACATATCGCCGAGGGGGATGCCCTTAAGGCGCAGGAACAGGCGGATAAGAAAAAGATCCCCCTGGTCAGCTATCTGGTGGAAAAGGCGCTGGTGGATGGAAAGATCATCGCCACCGCGGCCGCTGAAGAATTCGGCATCCCGGTATTTGATATCGAGGTGATTGAGCTGGAAACCGAAATCACCAAAATGGTGGATGAGAAACTGGTGCGCAAGCACCATGCACTACCGCTTTACAAACGTGGCAATCGCCTGTTTATCGCGGTGTCGGACCCGACCAACCTCCAGGCGCTGGATGAGATCAAGTTCCACGTCGGGGCCAACACTGAGGCCGTGCTGGTTGAAGAGGGCAAGCTTAAGCTGATCATCGAAAAGGCCATGGCGGGGGCGGATACCACCCTTGCCGAGATGTCAGGCGATGGTGACCTGGATGACCTGGATATCGGCAGCGGCGATGAGGTTGAGAATGATGCGACCAGCGACTCCGACGTGGACGACGCCCCTGTGGTGCGTTTTATCAACAAGATTTTGCTGGATGCGATCAATACCGGGGCCTCCGACGTCCATTTTGAGCCCTATGAAAAGACCTACCGCGTGCGTTATCGCCGCGACGGCGTGCTGCGGGAAATCGCCACGCCGCCGGTGGCCCTCAACCGCCGCATCTCGGCCCGCCTGAAAGTGCTGTCGCGGCTGGATATCTCGGAACGCCGGATACCGCAGGACGGTCGCATGAAAATGAAGCTCTCCAAAAACCGGGCGATCGATTTTCGCGTCAACACCTGCCCGACCCTGTTCGGCGAAAAGGTGGTGCTGCGTATCCTTGACCCCTCCAGCGCCCAGTTGGGTATCGATGCCCTGGGTTATGAGGAGGACCAGAAACAGCTCTTCATGGATGCCCTCCAGCAGCCACAGGGGATGATCCTGGTGACCGGTCCTACCGGTAGTGGTAAAACGGTTTCCCTGTATACCGGCCTGAACATTCTCAATACCGAAGACAAAAATATTTCTACCGCGGAGGACCCCGTGGAAATCAACCTGGCGGGTATCAACCAGGTGAATGTTGAACCCAAGGTGGGGCTGACCTTTTCTGCGGCCCTCAAGGCCTTCCTGCGACAGGATCCAGACATCATCATGGTGGGTGAGATTCGCGACATTGAAACCGGCGAGATTGCCATCAAGGCCGCCCAGACCGGGCATCTGGTGCTCTCCACCCTGCATACCAATGATGCCCCGCAAACCCTGAGCCGTCTGATCAATATGGGCATTGCGCCGTTCAACATCGCCTCCTCGGTATCCCTGATTATCGCCCAGCGTCTGGCGCGCCGGCTGTGTAATAGCTGCAAGAAACCGGCCGACATCCCCAGGGAGGCCCTGCTGGAAGAGGGCTTCAAAGAGGAGGATCTGCCGGGCCTGAAGATCTACAAACCGGTAGGTTGTGATCAGTGCGATGGCGGTTACAAGGGGCGTGTCGGTATCTACCAAGTCATGCCCATCTCCGATGAAATGGCGCGTATCATCATGGCCGAGGGCAATGCCATCCAGCTGGCCGATCAGGCCCAGAAGGAAGGTATCAATGACCTCCGGCAATCCGGCCTGCTCAAGGTCAAACAGGGTGTCACCAGCCTTGAAGACGTCAACCGCGTGACCAAAGAATAG
- a CDS encoding glycosyltransferase translates to MRILLLTTSFPLCLGASSGVFVERLAQRLGHRSNLHVLAPATQVPPVLPTDKMYSLSTFTYAPVKWRILAQGNGGIPAALSVNPWLWLLVPSFIASMMVTCFWQARRADIIFANWSICGAVACVVGRLCGLPVVTTLRGADANRVEISLVHRLLIGLCLRLGGRVVAVSDDIAHRMEVMFPAMAGKVVMIPNGVDLVSPHDESGVAEENELTRLLMVGSLIPRKSVQTAFHALARLPAEFLLTVVGEGPEKRTLKTLAENLDIGGRVHFVGHVPPEQITDWLIKADLLVMTSRSEGRPNVVLEAMAAGLPVVGSDIPGIRELITPEVNGKLFPVGDSDALIDCLLPFRNRNFRLRLGEASRRLIIERGLTWENTAELYMKQFEHLIAESKC, encoded by the coding sequence ATGCGTATCCTTTTGTTGACAACATCCTTCCCCCTTTGCCTAGGTGCTTCCAGCGGCGTATTTGTGGAACGCCTTGCCCAGAGGCTTGGACATCGAAGTAATCTTCATGTGCTCGCACCAGCGACGCAAGTCCCCCCGGTTCTGCCGACAGATAAAATGTATAGCTTGTCCACATTTACATATGCACCAGTGAAATGGCGGATATTGGCGCAGGGCAATGGTGGTATTCCCGCTGCTCTTTCCGTCAATCCTTGGTTATGGTTATTGGTGCCCAGTTTTATTGCATCGATGATGGTAACTTGTTTTTGGCAGGCGCGCCGCGCCGATATTATATTCGCCAATTGGTCAATATGCGGTGCGGTTGCGTGTGTTGTCGGCCGTCTCTGTGGGCTGCCGGTTGTGACGACCCTTCGAGGGGCGGATGCTAATCGTGTTGAAATCTCTCTCGTCCACCGTCTTTTGATTGGACTTTGCCTGCGTTTGGGAGGACGAGTAGTAGCGGTCAGTGATGATATCGCGCATCGAATGGAGGTCATGTTCCCAGCCATGGCGGGTAAAGTGGTGATGATTCCGAACGGAGTTGACCTCGTTTCGCCACATGATGAATCCGGCGTAGCGGAAGAAAACGAGCTGACTCGCTTGCTAATGGTGGGTAGCCTTATCCCGAGAAAATCTGTCCAGACTGCATTTCATGCATTGGCTCGTTTACCTGCGGAATTCTTACTTACAGTCGTTGGTGAAGGCCCTGAAAAGAGGACATTGAAAACACTTGCCGAAAATCTTGATATTGGCGGGCGTGTTCATTTTGTTGGTCATGTGCCACCTGAGCAGATAACTGATTGGCTCATAAAAGCGGATTTACTGGTAATGACAAGTCGTAGCGAGGGCCGTCCAAATGTCGTTCTGGAAGCAATGGCTGCGGGATTGCCTGTGGTGGGCAGCGACATTCCGGGAATACGCGAGCTGATTACCCCTGAAGTGAACGGCAAGCTTTTTCCTGTAGGCGACAGTGATGCGCTTATCGATTGTCTTTTGCCTTTTCGGAATCGGAATTTTCGTCTGCGTTTAGGTGAGGCCTCGCGCCGCTTGATCATCGAACGTGGTTTGACCTGGGAAAACACTGCCGAACTTTATATGAAGCAGTTCGAACATCTTATTGCTGAGAGTAAGTGCTGA
- the asnB gene encoding asparagine synthase (glutamine-hydrolyzing) gives MCGFSFLLDRRIPPPQAKQRMERSLQAMQHRGPDDGHIEVSGDTMLGHRRLSVIDLAGSRQPMSDPTGRYLLAYNGEIYNYVDVRNQLDGRWAFTTKGDTEVLLAGLVLQGASFLERLEGMWAFAFWDSQERCLLLGRDRMGKKPLFFQPLPEGGMTCASEIPSLRKLSDEPWHESLDSTADYLRYGYYLPGTTAYQDVCEVLPGHTLGWSPGKSIEAKAYWSLPLNPFQGTRKQAKFVLQEKMFAAVERRLVSDVEVGAFLSGGVDSSLIVSILVDQLNVSPKTFTIGFEEKSYDESMFADLVAKRFSTEHYVEYLKEWDSGVLEKLIFEHVGQPFSDPSILPTAMLSKLAASHVKVALSGDGGDELFSGYQRYQARVLLQWYTRLPILVRKNIRYVVESIPEPMVHHSHSLIKKAHLFLDTVDRQAGETSYIAPLMFSNEEFSGLAPDLIGRGHRPPKLPDETDLDDIYKMMASDALIYLPQDILQKVDRASMAYSLETRAPFLDSEVVKTAFSIPRQWHRRGMVGKRMLRETFSGFLPDNIWKRRKQGLGVPVGRWFRENLGRELEGLIEDVDMPLNKLWLKEMLVSHRENKRDQGLQLWMIYIYLLWKRNGMCIGAESQLANMISGK, from the coding sequence ATGTGTGGTTTTTCTTTTCTTTTAGATCGCCGAATTCCACCGCCGCAGGCTAAGCAGCGCATGGAGCGCAGCCTTCAAGCTATGCAGCATCGTGGTCCGGACGATGGCCACATCGAAGTTTCAGGCGATACCATGCTTGGCCATCGGCGGCTTTCCGTCATCGATCTTGCCGGCAGCAGACAGCCTATGTCTGATCCCACTGGCCGCTATTTACTCGCCTATAATGGTGAAATTTATAATTATGTTGACGTTCGCAATCAGCTCGACGGCCGTTGGGCCTTCACTACCAAAGGCGATACTGAAGTACTCCTTGCAGGACTGGTGCTTCAAGGAGCAAGTTTTCTTGAGCGGCTCGAAGGGATGTGGGCTTTTGCTTTTTGGGATTCTCAAGAGCGTTGTTTGTTGCTTGGGCGAGATCGTATGGGTAAAAAACCGCTATTTTTTCAGCCGCTTCCAGAAGGGGGGATGACATGTGCCTCGGAAATACCTTCCCTGCGTAAGCTGAGCGATGAGCCGTGGCATGAGAGTTTGGATAGTACGGCTGATTATTTGAGGTATGGTTATTATCTGCCTGGTACAACAGCCTATCAAGATGTATGCGAAGTGCTTCCTGGTCATACGCTGGGTTGGTCGCCAGGGAAAAGTATTGAAGCTAAAGCCTATTGGTCCTTACCTCTAAATCCTTTTCAAGGTACGCGAAAACAAGCGAAATTTGTACTACAGGAAAAAATGTTTGCCGCCGTTGAAAGGCGCTTAGTCTCAGATGTTGAAGTGGGTGCGTTTCTCTCTGGAGGAGTAGATTCATCACTTATTGTTAGTATATTGGTCGATCAGTTAAATGTTTCTCCTAAGACGTTTACTATCGGTTTCGAGGAAAAGTCATACGATGAAAGTATGTTCGCCGATCTGGTTGCTAAAAGGTTTAGTACGGAACACTACGTTGAGTATTTGAAGGAGTGGGATTCAGGTGTGTTAGAAAAGTTGATTTTCGAACATGTTGGGCAGCCATTTTCAGACCCTTCCATTTTGCCGACAGCTATGCTGTCAAAATTAGCAGCATCTCATGTGAAGGTTGCCTTGTCAGGTGATGGAGGAGACGAATTGTTTAGCGGTTATCAGCGTTATCAGGCGCGCGTGTTATTGCAATGGTATACGCGACTTCCGATTTTAGTTAGAAAGAATATTAGGTATGTTGTTGAATCCATTCCAGAGCCGATGGTTCATCATAGCCACAGTCTGATTAAAAAGGCTCATTTATTCTTGGATACGGTTGATCGGCAGGCGGGAGAAACATCTTATATAGCGCCATTAATGTTCTCAAATGAAGAATTTTCTGGGCTGGCGCCTGATTTAATAGGTCGCGGCCATCGACCACCTAAACTTCCGGATGAAACGGATCTGGATGATATCTATAAGATGATGGCTTCTGATGCTTTGATTTACTTGCCTCAAGACATTTTACAGAAAGTGGATCGCGCATCAATGGCTTATTCATTAGAAACTAGAGCGCCCTTTCTTGATAGTGAAGTTGTGAAAACAGCATTCTCAATACCTCGCCAGTGGCACCGGCGGGGGATGGTAGGGAAGCGGATGTTGAGAGAAACTTTTTCAGGTTTTCTGCCAGATAACATATGGAAGCGTAGGAAGCAAGGTCTTGGAGTTCCTGTAGGCCGTTGGTTTCGAGAGAATCTGGGTAGAGAGTTAGAGGGTCTGATAGAGGATGTGGATATGCCGCTGAACAAACTTTGGCTTAAAGAAATGCTCGTTTCCCATCGAGAGAATAAGCGAGACCAGGGTCTTCAATTATGGATGATTTATATATATTTATTATGGAAACGTAATGGTATGTGCATTGGGGCTGAAAGCCAACTGGCAAATATGATATCTGGAAAATAG